A window of the Brassica oleracea var. oleracea cultivar TO1000 chromosome C1, BOL, whole genome shotgun sequence genome harbors these coding sequences:
- the LOC106338886 gene encoding thioredoxin F-type, chloroplastic produces the protein MPLSLRLAPSPTALAPTTGGFSPAKKQCRIPYSGVATTTTRIGFCSLDYVKRGDSSVVRCSLETVNVSVGQVTEVDKDTFWPIVKAAGEKIVVLDMYTQWCGPCKVIAPKYKALSEKYEDVVFLKLDCKPENRPLAKELGIRVVPTFKILKDNQVVKEVTGAKYDDLVAAIETARSASSSG, from the exons ATGCCTCTGTCTCTGCGTCTCGCTCCATCTCCGACTGCTTTAGCTCCGACGACCGGCGGATTTAGTCCTGCGAAAAAGCAGTGTCGTATCCCTTACTCCGGCGTGGCGACGACGACGACGAGGATTGGTTTCTGCTCATTGGATTATGTGAAAAGGGGAGACTCCTCTGTGGTGAGGTGTAGCTTAGAGACTGTGAATGTTAGTGTTGGTCAAGTGACGGAAGTGGACAAGGACACTTTCTGGCCCATCGTTAAAGCCGCCGGTGAAAAGATTGTGGTACTTGACATGTACACTCAATG GTGTGGTCCATGCAAAGTAATTGCTCCTAAATACAAAGCTTTATCAGAGAAGTATGAGGACGTTGTGTTCCTAAAGCTTGACTGCAAACCAGAGAACAGG CCATTAGCAAAGGAGCTAGGAATAAGAGTGGTTCCAACTTTTAAAATATTGAAGGACAACCAAGTGGTGAAGGAAGTTACGGGTGCCAAATATGATGATCTGGTTGCAGCCATTGAAACAGCAAGGTCTGCTAGTTCTTCGGGATGA